From Salipiger profundus, a single genomic window includes:
- a CDS encoding CoA-binding protein, protein MTRDYSRLLKPRSVALLGSENWCRDVISNLREMGYVWDIWPVVPGERTVGGLRAFAAVEGLPDAPDLAFVGAEGEAAVALVASLAEFGTGATLVPGEADAAELAKAAGEMLLLGPGCRGMINAMERAAIWDGPHGLHPVRRGVAILARSPSLAQTLTMQRRGLPIACMVVAAPGPAQTRMAVLARALLEDERITALGVQAEDLGGPELFLSLAQVAERLGKSVVVLRAGEEPGATALIARGGMARVRTPEAFLEALKILHVTGALPANTLAALSFGGCAASLIRELGTGRGLSFPAFSPAQQRALSDALGLAEPPENPIDAFEAVTLPAPELTRIVVETMSGRAVLTLLVMECPREDRCPDAAWDHLAEAAADARHRVGMPLALVSTLPEGMPEARAEALMAQGLIPLAGLAAAFEALQACVTLGGPLRHPAPLFMPVGGTESGEGIDTARVHASLAAEGVEVGPATDPAELELRLHIAAQPSFGYVLGFSRGLERATGLLPLRAGEAQALLAQLGLDAQAAAAVVPAVLSVQDYVIAQNGALVELELSLDPGQTGGARASGLRVRAAGG, encoded by the coding sequence ATGACGCGAGATTATTCACGCCTGCTGAAGCCGCGCTCGGTCGCCCTCCTGGGGTCTGAGAACTGGTGCCGTGACGTGATCTCCAACCTGCGCGAGATGGGATACGTCTGGGACATCTGGCCCGTGGTGCCGGGGGAACGCACGGTCGGCGGCCTTCGGGCCTTCGCGGCGGTCGAGGGGCTGCCCGACGCGCCGGACCTGGCCTTCGTCGGTGCCGAGGGCGAGGCGGCGGTGGCGCTGGTCGCGTCGCTGGCCGAGTTTGGAACCGGCGCGACGCTGGTGCCGGGCGAAGCCGACGCGGCAGAGCTTGCCAAGGCCGCTGGCGAGATGCTGCTGCTGGGGCCCGGTTGTCGCGGCATGATCAACGCCATGGAGCGTGCCGCGATCTGGGACGGGCCCCACGGCCTGCACCCGGTGCGGCGCGGGGTCGCCATTCTTGCCCGCAGCCCGAGCCTTGCGCAGACGCTCACCATGCAGCGTCGTGGCCTGCCGATTGCCTGCATGGTGGTGGCCGCCCCGGGGCCGGCGCAGACCCGCATGGCTGTTCTCGCGCGGGCGCTGCTCGAGGACGAGCGCATCACCGCGCTGGGGGTGCAGGCCGAGGATCTCGGCGGCCCCGAGCTGTTCCTGTCGCTCGCGCAGGTGGCGGAGCGGCTGGGTAAATCGGTCGTCGTGCTGCGCGCCGGCGAAGAGCCGGGCGCAACAGCGCTGATCGCGCGGGGCGGCATGGCCCGGGTGCGCACGCCCGAGGCGTTTCTCGAGGCGCTGAAGATCCTGCATGTCACCGGTGCGCTGCCCGCCAACACGCTGGCCGCGCTGTCCTTCGGGGGCTGCGCCGCAAGCCTGATCCGTGAACTCGGCACCGGTCGCGGGCTGAGCTTTCCCGCCTTTTCGCCGGCGCAGCAGCGGGCCTTGAGCGATGCGCTCGGGCTCGCGGAGCCGCCCGAGAACCCCATCGACGCCTTCGAGGCGGTGACCCTGCCTGCGCCGGAGCTGACCCGGATCGTGGTCGAGACCATGTCGGGACGGGCGGTGCTGACGCTTCTCGTCATGGAGTGCCCGCGCGAAGATCGATGCCCCGACGCCGCCTGGGATCATCTGGCCGAGGCCGCGGCCGACGCGCGCCACCGCGTCGGGATGCCGTTGGCGCTGGTCTCGACGCTGCCCGAGGGCATGCCCGAGGCACGCGCCGAGGCGCTCATGGCGCAGGGGCTCATCCCGCTTGCCGGTCTCGCCGCCGCCTTCGAGGCGCTGCAGGCCTGCGTCACGCTTGGCGGGCCGCTGCGGCATCCCGCGCCGCTCTTCATGCCGGTTGGCGGCACCGAGTCGGGCGAGGGGATCGACACCGCGCGGGTCCATGCGAGCCTTGCCGCCGAGGGCGTTGAGGTTGGCCCCGCGACCGATCCCGCCGAGCTGGAGCTGCGGCTGCACATCGCGGCGCAACCGTCCTTTGGCTATGTCCTCGGGTTTTCCCGCGGGCTCGAGCGGGCCACCGGACTGCTGCCGTTGCGGGCGGGCGAGGCGCAGGCGCTGCTCGCGCAGTTGGGGCTCGACGCGCAGGCCGCCGCAGCGGTTGTTCCCGCGGTGCTCTCGGTGCAGGATTACGTGATTGCCCAGAATGGCGCGCTCGTCGAGCTAGAGCTGTCCTTAGATCCCGGTCAGACCGGCGGCGCGCGGGCGAGCGGCCTGCGCGTGCGCGCCGCAGGGGGCTGA
- the aroB gene encoding 3-dehydroquinate synthase has product MTETVHVPLGERAYDVRIGAGLLERAGAEIAPLLHRKRVVVVSDATVAAAHLRNFEAALSAEGIGCASLELPPGEATKCWAQLERVVEWLLEQKVERRDVVVALGGGVIGDLVGFAAAILRRGVRFVQVPTSLLAQVDSSVGGKTGINSPAGKNLIGAFHQPSLVLADIAVLDTLTERDFLAGYGEVVKYGLLGDAAFFDWLEANADAITARDREALSYAVKRSVEMKAEIVVRDETEQGDRALLNLGHTFCHALEAATGYSDRLLHGEGVAIGCALAFELSARLGLCAQEDPSRLRAHLRRMGMKTDLADIPGELPGAERLFELMGQDKKVVDGAIRFILARGIGQAFVTADVPRETVLGVLEDGLAAHRAA; this is encoded by the coding sequence ATGACCGAAACCGTGCATGTGCCGCTGGGCGAACGCGCCTATGACGTGCGGATCGGGGCAGGGCTGCTCGAGCGCGCCGGCGCCGAGATCGCACCGCTGCTGCATCGCAAGCGGGTGGTCGTGGTCAGCGACGCCACCGTCGCCGCCGCCCACCTTCGGAACTTCGAGGCCGCGCTCTCCGCCGAGGGCATCGGCTGCGCCTCGCTGGAACTGCCCCCGGGCGAAGCGACCAAGTGCTGGGCGCAGCTCGAGCGCGTCGTCGAGTGGCTGCTGGAACAGAAGGTCGAGCGCCGCGATGTCGTCGTCGCCCTCGGCGGCGGCGTGATCGGCGATCTCGTGGGCTTTGCCGCCGCGATCCTGCGCCGGGGTGTGCGCTTCGTTCAGGTGCCGACCTCGCTGCTGGCGCAGGTCGACAGCTCGGTCGGCGGCAAGACCGGCATCAACTCGCCCGCCGGCAAGAACCTGATCGGCGCCTTCCACCAGCCGTCGCTGGTGCTTGCCGACATCGCCGTGCTCGACACGCTCACCGAGCGGGATTTCCTCGCGGGCTACGGCGAGGTGGTGAAATACGGGCTGCTCGGCGATGCTGCCTTCTTCGACTGGCTCGAGGCCAACGCCGACGCGATCACCGCGCGCGACCGCGAGGCGCTGTCCTACGCGGTGAAGCGCTCGGTCGAGATGAAGGCCGAGATCGTCGTGCGCGACGAGACCGAGCAGGGCGACCGCGCGCTGCTGAACCTCGGCCACACCTTCTGCCACGCGCTCGAGGCGGCGACCGGCTATTCCGACCGGCTGCTGCACGGCGAGGGCGTCGCCATTGGCTGCGCGCTTGCGTTCGAGCTTTCCGCGCGGCTGGGGCTGTGCGCGCAGGAAGATCCCTCGCGGCTGCGCGCCCACCTGCGCCGGATGGGGATGAAGACCGATCTCGCCGACATCCCCGGCGAACTGCCGGGGGCCGAGCGGCTGTTCGAGCTCATGGGGCAGGACAAGAAGGTCGTCGACGGGGCGATCCGCTTCATCCTCGCCCGCGGGATCGGGCAGGCCTTCGTGACCGCCGACGTGCCGCGCGAGACGGTGCTCGGCGTGCTCGAGGACGGGCTGGCGGCCCATCGCGCCGCCTGA
- a CDS encoding shikimate kinase, producing the protein MDSRDTSVQALKLKKTVVLVGMMGAGKTAVGRALAQALHVPFRDSDAEIERAANMTIAEIFARDGEPFFRQKEAQVISRLLDGPPAVLSTGGGAYMRETNRRMITERGVAVWLDAELPVLWNRVKHKNTRPLLQTSDPRGTLREIYEQRVPVYALSDLKVPSEQGKSIEAMAGRVIEVLKTRPDVLQEDE; encoded by the coding sequence ATGGATAGCCGAGATACAAGTGTGCAGGCGCTGAAGCTGAAAAAGACTGTCGTGCTCGTGGGAATGATGGGTGCAGGCAAGACCGCCGTGGGCCGGGCGCTCGCGCAGGCGTTGCACGTTCCGTTCCGCGATTCGGATGCCGAGATCGAGCGCGCCGCCAACATGACCATCGCCGAGATCTTCGCCCGCGACGGCGAGCCGTTCTTCCGTCAGAAAGAGGCGCAGGTGATCTCGCGCCTGCTCGACGGGCCGCCCGCGGTGCTGTCGACCGGCGGCGGCGCCTACATGCGCGAGACCAACCGCCGGATGATCACCGAGCGTGGCGTGGCGGTCTGGCTCGATGCCGAGCTGCCGGTGCTGTGGAACCGGGTGAAGCACAAGAACACCCGACCGTTGCTGCAGACCTCGGACCCGCGCGGCACGCTGCGCGAAATCTACGAGCAGCGGGTGCCGGTCTACGCGCTGTCGGATCTGAAGGTGCCCTCCGAGCAGGGCAAGAGCATCGAGGCGATGGCCGGGCGCGTGATCGAGGTTCTGAAGACCCGGCCCGACGTATTGCAGGAGGACGAATGA
- a CDS encoding site-specific tyrosine recombinase XerD codes for MISARWTESFLEAQAAERGAADNTTAAYARDLSNFCDWLAERGLGLDGAQRGDVEAYLIDCEAQGLAVSTRARRLSSIKQLYRFAFEEGLREDNPAVQISGPGKPKRLPKTLSVEEVDRLLDAACEHGRTGDDKLRNACLMQILYATGMRVTELVTLPVSATRGDPRMLLIRGKGGRERMVPLSPPAREALRNWLERRDALDDLARSKGLSGSSFLFPSRGKAGHLTRHAFYLLIKEIAVTAGVSPAKVTPHTLRHAFATHLLENGADLRAIQTFLGHADVATTEIYTHVLEERLRELVMTHHPLARD; via the coding sequence GTGATCTCGGCGCGCTGGACCGAAAGCTTTCTCGAGGCACAGGCCGCCGAACGCGGCGCCGCCGACAACACCACCGCAGCCTATGCCCGCGACCTGTCGAATTTCTGCGACTGGCTCGCCGAGCGCGGCCTTGGCCTCGACGGCGCGCAACGCGGCGACGTCGAGGCCTACCTGATCGACTGCGAGGCGCAGGGCCTTGCGGTCTCCACCCGCGCCCGGCGGCTGTCGTCGATCAAGCAGCTCTACCGCTTCGCCTTCGAGGAGGGTCTGCGCGAGGACAACCCGGCAGTGCAGATCTCGGGACCCGGCAAGCCGAAGCGACTGCCGAAGACGCTTTCGGTCGAGGAAGTCGACCGTCTGCTCGATGCCGCCTGCGAGCACGGGCGCACCGGCGACGACAAGCTGCGCAACGCCTGCCTGATGCAGATCCTCTACGCCACCGGGATGCGGGTCACCGAGCTCGTCACCCTGCCCGTCTCGGCCACACGCGGCGATCCGCGCATGCTGCTCATCCGTGGCAAGGGCGGACGCGAGCGCATGGTGCCGCTGTCGCCGCCCGCGCGCGAGGCGCTGCGCAACTGGCTCGAGCGGCGCGACGCGCTCGACGATCTTGCTCGCTCCAAGGGCCTGTCCGGATCGAGCTTCCTGTTTCCCTCGCGCGGCAAGGCCGGGCACCTGACCCGCCACGCCTTCTACCTGCTCATCAAGGAAATCGCGGTGACCGCCGGGGTGTCCCCCGCGAAGGTCACGCCGCACACCCTGCGCCATGCCTTCGCGACGCATCTTCTCGAGAACGGCGCCGACCTGCGCGCAATCCAGACCTTCCTCGGCCACGCCGACGTGGCCACCACCGAGATCTACACCCATGTTCTCGAGGAACGGCTGCGCGAGCTGGTGATGACCCACCATCCACTCGCCCGCGACTGA
- the rfbD gene encoding dTDP-4-dehydrorhamnose reductase, producing MTILIFGKTGQLATELARRVPDAIQLGRDEADLSDPSACGAAIRDARPDVVINAAAYTAVDRAEEEEALATTINGKAPGAMALACAELGIPFVHVSTDYVFDGSGEAPFTTNHPTAPLGAYGRSKLAGELAVPAAGGAHAILRTSWVFSAHGANFLKTMLRLSETRDRLTIVDDQIGGPTQASAIADACLAIASQLGDDAGKSGIYHFSGAPDTSWAGFAREIFAQAGREVEVVGIPSSGYPTPAKRPLNSRMDCSTLSVFGLERPDWREGVREALAELGVPG from the coding sequence ATGACCATCTTAATCTTCGGCAAGACCGGGCAACTGGCCACGGAACTGGCGCGTCGGGTGCCCGACGCCATCCAGCTTGGTCGCGACGAGGCCGATCTTTCCGATCCGTCGGCCTGCGGCGCCGCAATCCGCGACGCCCGGCCCGACGTGGTCATCAATGCCGCCGCCTACACGGCCGTCGACCGGGCCGAGGAGGAAGAGGCGCTCGCCACCACGATCAATGGCAAGGCTCCGGGCGCCATGGCGCTGGCCTGCGCCGAGCTCGGCATTCCCTTCGTGCACGTGTCGACCGACTATGTCTTCGACGGCAGCGGCGAGGCGCCCTTCACGACCAACCACCCGACCGCGCCGCTCGGCGCCTACGGTCGCAGCAAGCTCGCCGGCGAACTGGCTGTGCCGGCGGCCGGTGGGGCGCATGCCATCCTGCGCACGTCTTGGGTGTTCTCCGCCCATGGCGCCAACTTCCTCAAGACCATGCTGCGGCTCTCGGAGACGCGCGACCGGCTGACCATCGTCGACGACCAGATCGGCGGGCCGACGCAGGCCTCCGCCATCGCCGACGCCTGCCTTGCGATCGCGTCGCAGCTCGGGGACGATGCCGGCAAGAGCGGCATCTACCACTTCTCCGGTGCGCCCGACACCAGTTGGGCCGGCTTCGCGCGCGAGATCTTCGCGCAGGCGGGCCGCGAGGTCGAGGTCGTGGGCATTCCGTCCTCGGGCTATCCGACGCCCGCGAAACGGCCGCTGAACTCTCGTATGGATTGCAGCACGCTGTCGGTCTTCGGCCTCGAGCGACCGGACTGGCGCGAGGGCGTACGCGAGGCGCTGGCGGAGCTCGGCGTTCCCGGCTGA
- a CDS encoding nucleotidyltransferase family protein: MGGTAVLIPAAGASRRMRGADKLLREVEGLPLLRRQAQEALRAADHVVVTLPDHDHPRAAALQGLPVQLVAVPDAHLGMSSSLRRGVGLLPQGIDALMVLPADMPDLTAQDLAAVIAAYRAMPQATLQRGTAEDGTPGHPVLFPRDCFPALLALSGDMGAKAVLAANIHRVRDVPLPGRRALTDLDTPEAWQAWEAAQAAE; this comes from the coding sequence ATGGGAGGAACAGCCGTATTGATTCCCGCGGCCGGCGCCAGTCGCCGGATGCGCGGGGCCGACAAGCTTCTGCGCGAGGTCGAAGGCCTGCCCTTGCTGCGCCGACAGGCGCAGGAGGCGCTTCGGGCCGCCGATCATGTCGTGGTGACCCTGCCCGACCATGACCACCCGCGTGCCGCGGCGCTTCAGGGGCTTCCCGTGCAACTGGTCGCGGTGCCCGACGCTCATCTCGGTATGTCGTCGTCGCTGCGGCGGGGGGTCGGACTGCTGCCGCAGGGCATCGACGCGCTGATGGTGCTGCCCGCCGACATGCCGGACCTTACCGCGCAGGATCTTGCGGCGGTCATCGCCGCCTATCGCGCGATGCCGCAGGCCACCCTGCAGCGCGGCACCGCCGAGGACGGCACGCCCGGCCACCCGGTGCTTTTCCCGCGCGACTGTTTTCCGGCGCTCTTGGCGCTCAGCGGCGACATGGGCGCGAAGGCGGTGCTGGCGGCGAACATCCACCGGGTGCGCGACGTGCCGCTGCCCGGTCGCCGCGCGCTCACCGATCTGGACACGCCAGAGGCGTGGCAGGCGTGGGAAGCGGCGCAGGCCGCCGAGTGA
- a CDS encoding histidine kinase dimerization/phosphoacceptor domain -containing protein: MVMPIKPENEAERLAELHSFGVLDTAPDPAFDEVVDLLASMLDMPVTLISLVDEHRQWFRARHGFEPSETPLDQSICGHAILDDGLLVIEDTLADPRTADNPLCCGTLSDMRFYAGAPLVTRSGHRIGTLCVLDTVPRQLSQRQKKLILVMARQVMRQLDLQRALRNKEILRGEIDHRVKNSLQTVASTIRLYRARLDSDDAREALDAVARRVDAISQLHAELNLTSKMHHVGLDTYLERVGHLLQRQAPSGTRIETYAEALEVDSRVAASLGIIANEFAANATKYAHPEQGEPLQIRFSLNRTGVNQMTLVCEDNGVHRLVSEEDSVPEWSSTALGGRMMEAAAAQVGGRLDQRREPHGYVLRAELPIELSAESSGNSDGVSGTAFREAARAAE; this comes from the coding sequence ATGGTCATGCCGATCAAACCCGAGAACGAAGCCGAGCGGCTCGCCGAGCTGCACAGTTTCGGTGTGCTCGATACCGCGCCCGACCCCGCGTTCGACGAGGTCGTGGACCTTCTGGCGAGCATGCTCGACATGCCGGTGACGCTTATCAGCCTCGTGGACGAACACCGCCAGTGGTTCCGTGCGCGCCATGGCTTCGAGCCCTCCGAGACCCCGCTCGACCAGTCGATCTGTGGCCATGCCATCCTCGATGACGGGCTGCTGGTGATCGAGGACACGCTCGCCGATCCGCGGACCGCCGACAACCCGCTCTGCTGCGGCACGCTGTCGGACATGCGGTTCTACGCCGGCGCGCCGCTCGTCACCCGGTCGGGGCATCGCATTGGCACATTGTGCGTACTCGACACCGTGCCCCGGCAACTCTCGCAACGCCAGAAGAAGCTTATCCTGGTGATGGCCCGGCAGGTCATGCGCCAGCTCGACCTTCAGCGTGCCCTGCGCAACAAGGAAATCTTGCGCGGCGAGATCGACCACCGGGTCAAGAACTCGCTGCAAACCGTCGCGTCGACCATCCGGCTCTACCGGGCCCGGCTGGACAGCGACGATGCGCGCGAGGCGCTGGATGCCGTGGCGCGGCGGGTCGACGCGATCTCGCAGCTGCATGCCGAGCTGAACCTCACCTCGAAGATGCATCATGTCGGGCTCGACACCTATCTCGAGCGGGTGGGGCATCTGCTGCAAAGGCAGGCGCCGTCGGGCACACGGATCGAGACCTACGCCGAGGCGCTGGAGGTCGACTCGCGCGTGGCGGCGTCGCTGGGGATCATCGCCAACGAGTTCGCGGCCAATGCGACCAAGTATGCCCACCCCGAGCAGGGCGAGCCGCTGCAGATCCGCTTTTCGCTGAACCGGACCGGCGTGAACCAAATGACGCTGGTCTGCGAGGACAACGGCGTCCACCGTCTTGTTTCAGAGGAAGACAGCGTGCCGGAGTGGTCCTCGACGGCGCTCGGTGGTCGCATGATGGAGGCCGCGGCGGCACAGGTCGGCGGGCGGCTCGACCAGCGCCGCGAGCCGCACGGCTACGTGCTGCGCGCAGAGCTTCCGATCGAGCTGAGCGCCGAGTCGTCGGGCAATTCCGACGGCGTCAGCGGGACAGCGTTTCGAGAGGCCGCACGCGCAGCCGAGTGA
- a CDS encoding glycerate kinase type-2 family protein: protein MTDETAFLTRLFEAAVAAADPERALAQAMPEKPKGRTVVIGLGKGAAQLGAAFERLWGAPVEGVVVTRYGYAAPCRHLKVIEAAHPVPDEAGLAASDALFAAVSGLTEDDLVVALVCGGGSALLPAPPEGLTLADEQALNRALLGSGAPIGVMNAIRKHASRIKGGRLAAACAPARVVSLIVSDVPGDDPAQVASGPTVPDTVDARAALGMISAWRIELPGRILDHIRSPASAAPMPDDACFARNEVHVVASARLSLEAAARTAEAEGIPAAILSDSIEGEARDVGLVHAAVAREVAARGRPFTPPVVLLSGGETTVTLRGDGGKGGRNTEFLLAFAHAIDGIDGIHALSADTDGIDGTEDNAGAFADGTVAAALRAGGEDAMTLLGRNAAWEAFDRVGALFVPGPTGTNVNDFRAILIRSMD from the coding sequence ATGACGGACGAAACAGCATTCCTGACCCGGCTTTTCGAGGCCGCGGTCGCGGCGGCAGACCCGGAGCGCGCGCTGGCGCAGGCCATGCCCGAGAAGCCGAAGGGGCGCACGGTGGTGATCGGTCTCGGCAAGGGGGCAGCCCAACTTGGCGCCGCCTTCGAGCGGCTCTGGGGCGCACCGGTGGAAGGTGTCGTCGTGACCCGCTACGGCTACGCCGCGCCCTGCCGGCACCTCAAGGTGATCGAGGCGGCGCATCCGGTCCCCGACGAGGCCGGTCTCGCCGCCAGCGACGCGCTGTTCGCGGCGGTCTCGGGGCTGACCGAGGACGATCTGGTGGTCGCGCTGGTCTGCGGCGGCGGCTCGGCGCTGCTGCCGGCCCCGCCCGAGGGGCTCACGCTCGCGGACGAGCAGGCGCTGAACCGGGCGCTGCTGGGCTCGGGCGCGCCGATCGGGGTGATGAACGCGATCCGCAAGCACGCCAGCCGGATCAAGGGCGGGCGGCTGGCCGCCGCCTGCGCGCCGGCGCGGGTGGTGAGCCTGATCGTGAGCGACGTGCCCGGCGACGACCCGGCGCAGGTGGCCTCCGGTCCGACCGTGCCGGACACGGTCGATGCCCGCGCCGCGCTGGGGATGATCTCGGCGTGGCGGATCGAGCTGCCCGGCAGGATCCTCGACCATATCCGCAGCCCTGCGTCGGCGGCACCGATGCCGGACGATGCCTGCTTCGCCCGCAACGAGGTGCATGTGGTCGCCTCGGCCCGCCTGTCGCTCGAAGCGGCGGCGCGCACCGCCGAGGCCGAGGGCATACCGGCCGCGATCCTGTCGGATTCGATCGAGGGCGAGGCGCGCGACGTGGGCCTCGTTCACGCCGCTGTCGCCCGCGAGGTTGCGGCCCGGGGCCGGCCGTTCACACCGCCCGTGGTGCTGCTGTCCGGCGGCGAGACAACGGTCACGCTGCGGGGAGACGGCGGCAAGGGCGGGCGCAACACCGAGTTCCTGCTGGCCTTCGCCCATGCCATCGACGGCATCGACGGCATCCATGCGCTTTCGGCCGACACCGATGGCATCGACGGCACCGAGGACAACGCCGGCGCCTTTGCAGACGGCACGGTCGCCGCAGCGCTGCGCGCAGGTGGCGAGGACGCGATGACGCTGCTCGGGCGGAATGCCGCCTGGGAGGCGTTTGACCGCGTCGGCGCGCTCTTCGTGCCGGGGCCCACCGGCACCAACGTCAATGACTTCCGCGCGATCCTGATCCGGTCGATGGACTGA
- a CDS encoding HlyC/CorC family transporter, with the protein MDASTAATAGFDAALWITGGAIILLILMSAFFSGSETALTAASRGKLRAAQDRGSKGAQTALKITEDSERLIGSVLLGNNLVNILATSLATALFTALFGDSGVALATLVMTLLVLIFAEVLPKTYAITNPETAAAGVARPISLIILVFSPIVGAIRALVRMLLRLVGVQTDPDSQILAVREEIAGALQLGHSEGVVEKEDRDRILGALDLAERTVEEIMLHRSNIEMVDAEAEPRAILQQILESNYTRLPIYKGDQENIIGVAHAKDLMRALYETISEAGDKASEALDVFAISDVMMKPYFVPDTTTLADQMRNFLRKHTHFALVVDEYGSLEGLITLEDILEEIVGEITDEHDPDAEHQVKAGEDGWFWLDGAMTIRDLNRATDWSLPDDEANTIAGLVIHEAQMIPTVGQRFSFHGFRFEVMERENNRITRLRVRPLETLSR; encoded by the coding sequence ATGGACGCCAGCACCGCCGCCACCGCAGGATTCGACGCAGCTCTCTGGATCACCGGCGGAGCGATCATCCTCCTGATCCTGATGTCGGCCTTCTTCTCGGGATCCGAGACCGCGCTGACCGCCGCATCGCGCGGCAAGCTGCGGGCCGCACAGGACCGCGGCTCGAAGGGTGCCCAGACCGCGCTGAAGATCACCGAGGACAGCGAACGCCTGATCGGCTCGGTGCTGCTCGGCAACAACCTCGTGAACATCCTCGCCACCTCGCTGGCGACCGCGCTTTTCACCGCGCTCTTCGGCGACAGCGGCGTCGCACTTGCCACGCTCGTCATGACGCTGCTGGTGCTGATCTTCGCCGAGGTGCTGCCGAAGACCTATGCCATCACCAATCCCGAGACGGCCGCCGCCGGGGTGGCGCGGCCGATCTCGCTCATCATCCTCGTGTTCTCGCCCATCGTCGGCGCGATCCGCGCGCTGGTGAGGATGCTGCTGCGGCTGGTGGGCGTGCAGACCGATCCCGACAGCCAGATCCTCGCCGTGCGCGAGGAAATCGCCGGCGCGCTGCAACTCGGCCACTCCGAGGGCGTGGTCGAGAAGGAGGACCGCGACCGTATCCTCGGGGCGCTGGACCTTGCCGAGCGCACCGTCGAGGAGATCATGCTGCACCGCTCGAACATCGAGATGGTCGACGCCGAGGCCGAGCCGCGCGCGATCCTGCAGCAGATCCTCGAAAGCAACTACACGCGCCTTCCGATCTACAAGGGCGACCAGGAGAACATCATCGGCGTCGCCCACGCCAAGGACCTGATGCGCGCCCTCTACGAGACCATTTCTGAGGCCGGCGACAAGGCTTCCGAGGCGCTCGACGTCTTCGCCATTTCCGACGTGATGATGAAGCCCTACTTCGTCCCCGACACCACGACGCTGGCCGACCAGATGCGGAACTTCCTGCGCAAGCATACCCATTTCGCGCTGGTGGTCGACGAATACGGCTCGCTCGAGGGGCTGATCACGCTCGAGGACATCCTTGAGGAAATCGTCGGCGAGATCACCGACGAGCACGACCCGGATGCCGAGCACCAGGTAAAGGCCGGCGAGGATGGCTGGTTCTGGCTCGACGGTGCGATGACCATCCGCGATCTCAACCGTGCGACCGACTGGTCCCTGCCCGACGACGAGGCCAACACCATCGCCGGGCTGGTGATTCACGAGGCCCAGATGATCCCGACCGTGGGCCAGCGCTTCAGCTTCCACGGCTTCCGCTTCGAGGTCATGGAGCGCGAGAACAACCGGATCACTCGGCTGCGCGTGCGGCCTCTCGAAACGCTGTCCCGCTGA